From Fulvivirga lutea:
ATCTCCTAATGGGTTTGAAGGTGACTATAGAATTACATTTAGCGATATTTCAGAAGATTCATTTAATTGGGTTGGTGAGTGGGTTAGCAAAAACAGGCTAATAGTTTATCCTACATGGAGAATATACTGTATTAAAGAAGAGTAACTTTTATGCAGTAGATTTTGTTTCTACAGTATGAAACCAATTAAATGGACAGTAATCGGGATATCAATCTACGTATTTTTTTATGCGATGATTCCATTGCTAAACATTGCGTATGCTTTAGGATTTCTACTTTTCTTAATTGGAAATGCCTTATTTCTGTATATGGTGTATGAGGTTCTGAAGAATGGAAAAGAATCCAACAAAAAGTTTGATGAAGGGTATTGGTATTCAGATGTTGACAAGAAATACTCAGACCAATAAAAAAGCCATCCGTATTAAGCAGATGGCTTCAATATTAGTATCACAAAGCTATTTACACATAGTTATTTAACATAACAGGCATAACAAGCATTAATATATCTTCATTATCATCTTTATCTGCAGGAGTAAGCAACCCTGCTTTATTAGGCTCAGAAAGCATTAACTCTACTTTCTTTGAATCAAGGTTCGTTAACATCTCAATTAAGAATTTGGCGTTAAATCCAATTTCAATATCGCCACCGTCATGCTCACACGACAACCTTTCATTGGCCTCATTGGCAAAATCTAAATCCTCAGCTGAAATTTGAAGCTCGCTGCCAGTAATTTTAAGTCTTACCTGGTGGGTAGTTTTATTTGCATAAATCGCAATCCTTTTCAAAGAACTCAAGAACTCAGATCTGTCGATCGTCATTTTATTGTCATTGTTTGCAGGAATTACGTTCTCATAATCAGGAAAACGCTCATCGATCAAACGGCAAATCATTTTAATATTTCCAAACTTGAAAAAAGCGTTTGAAACGTTAAACTCAACAGAAACATTGATGTTTTCTGAAGGCAAAGTGGTTTTTAATAAATTCAGTGCCTTTCTTGGGATGATGATTGCATTACCATTATCAGAGGCTACATCCACTCTTCTGTAACGGATTAGTCTATGACCGTCTGTAGATACGAATGTTGTATTTGTGTCCGTCAGGTTCATGTAAACCCCTGTCATAGCAGGTCTCAACTCATCATTGCTTGTTGCAAAAATGGTATTGTTAATAGCACTGGCCAAAACGTCTGTTGACATGTCTACAGAGAAGTCGTCAGACACCGTTGGCACCTTAGGGAAATCCGTAGCATTTTCTCCCGCCAGTTTGTAGCGA
This genomic window contains:
- the dnaN gene encoding DNA polymerase III subunit beta, with translation MKFIVSSSVLLKQLSSINGVITTNPVVPILENFLFEINENHLTITASDLQTSMITELEVESKESGNIAVPARILMETLKNLPEQPVTFTIDEDSYSIEISSDNGRYKLAGENATDFPKVPTVSDDFSVDMSTDVLASAINNTIFATSNDELRPAMTGVYMNLTDTNTTFVSTDGHRLIRYRRVDVASDNGNAIIIPRKALNLLKTTLPSENINVSVEFNVSNAFFKFGNIKMICRLIDERFPDYENVIPANNDNKMTIDRSEFLSSLKRIAIYANKTTHQVRLKITGSELQISAEDLDFANEANERLSCEHDGGDIEIGFNAKFLIEMLTNLDSKKVELMLSEPNKAGLLTPADKDDNEDILMLVMPVMLNNYV